AGGTCAGAGTTGTTGCAGAACAAACATCCAATAGCAgattttaaaagataattttaacCTGACTAACTGTGTCGTCCTGCTGCTCCATAGCAAGCGGGGCTAGCTTTCCCATGTCTGTTAGCTGACAACAGGACAAATACTATTTACCCCATGAGAAGGAAAGCCAGCCCCGAACAGACAGTAATGAAACAATATGGTGGCGTCTGCCTCGGAGTAGAACTTGGTGTGTACATTTGAAtcccaagaaaacaaaaaaatacttcatcctgaaacaacaaaataaatacttcaaGTGTAAACATACCATATCTCCATTATGGTCAGTCAGTTGTATAAATAGTGTTCAGTAACACTGTTAATGGCGGGGCAAACTAAACAAAATGCTCACACTTAAAGAGATGGGCTTGATCGATTCTCTTAAACGGAAAGAAAAGGTACTTAGGTTCTGAACAGACTGCAACAAACTTCAATAACAAAAAGGGAAGATTTCACAGTATGGCTCACACTCAACTCACAACTGTATTCTGGGAAATGGAGTGCAGAAAGCTGATTTAAATAGAGTAACCGGAGCTGAGattcaaagttcattcttgaccttggaaatgGCCTTTGAGAAAACAATCCTTGagctttttaaatcaaatcacatGGTCtccatcagcagatggagtttgcaTGTCATGGACAGCTTGTCATCCACGTTATTTTAGGAACTGTGGTgaggaagatcatgtgataAAATCAAAAGCTTCAGAATAGCTACAAAATGTTTCTCAACCTCAAATGTTAAGCCAAAGTAGTTCTTTAGTAAAAAATGGTCATTTTAACATTCACAACACCATGACATATTGGCAAACctcatctgctgaggaagatcatGAGATATCCCAAAGCTCAAGGATAGCTACTAATTGAACCTTGTGGTGAGATGTTATCTCAAGAGCAACTAGAGGTTCACAACtgagtttttaaataaagtttatggATTGAGGAAATGTTTTGTGTCGCTCTTAATCAAGCACATCTCTTGTATtgtaaatatgaaacatgacTTCTGCTAGCACAGAGGTACAGCctgatgcagacacacagagctgtGGAGGGACACTGAGGCAGTGATGCTTCAATAATTTAACTCTTcatcaaataacaaaataacagggCTCTCGACATAGAGACAAATACATTAAGACACAAGtttcataaaaacactgaagatgcattcacacacacgcatgccTGGCAGGAGAactgtcttcttcttttgttcctTCTTCAAACGTCACTGTCCTTCATTGCGACCCAAAGCAAAGTGcacaaaggcaaaaaacaacaaaaagtacagTCCTTCATTCTGATAGAATCGGCTCAGAGAGGGACAAACTAAATGCATTTAGAATCAAATGCAGCTTTCCTCACGTCAATGCAGGTTAGATAAAAAGTTCTTGTAGTGAATACACTGTAGCGGCTGCTTTGTAATGCAACATTGTCTGAAATGGGGGAAAGACTTGGACTCTATTGTCCATCTACCAAAATCACACCAACATTTTCTATTGTAGGATTTGGTCAACTTCCTCCAAGGATTCAAAGACTTCTGGCTCGTATGATGAGAAGTCAAACAGACCGgtcctttattttgaaatcagtGAGAGGCAGTGAACCAAGCACTCAGCTGAGAGATGAAATCCTACAGGACAGTACAGCAGttaggggggtggggggttgatGGTGTTGTTGGGAGCAGTTTGACCCTTCTCGTGGACCGGGGAGAGGTGGGGCTCCGTCTCTCAGCCCTCCATCCCAAAGTCGTCTGTGAACTTCTTGACCTTCAGGAGATCTTCAGTGTTGACTGTGGGACGGGTGGTGGACAGAGAGCGCAGCATGTCCGactgcagaggagaggacaTACAAGACATTATACGCCTTCGTTAGTTATATTCAATTTCTCCTCCATCCAGGGTCCAAGTTTACAAGTGTGGACTCTTCTGTTGCTGTGTGTCATGctataatataaacatgttgaCTGATAGGAGCACTGTGGAACAACAAAGATGAGCAGCATGGTATGACATCATATCATCAATGTGGAGAAGAATTTGTTGGGCAAATATTGTTCCACATTAGGATTAAAATGGGATTATTGTGAAAatactgtaattttttttatttgatttgaatcataaaaataaaaaaatctaatccaGGTAGCATGAAcaagtgcaaaataaaacagacgAACAGACCTTATCAACCATTAATTTGTTCCTTAAagcaatttaattaaaaaatatatactgttaGTTACTCAGTTATacagtgttgtgttttgcttGGATTTATTCATAACAATCCATCTCCCTATATAAACTTAAATGtaatccatttgtttttttagacatGTTTAAAGTTCAAAGcgcatatatttatttatatatatatatatatatatatatatatatatatatatatatatatatatatatatatatatataaattttacatttgtatcatgataatgttataatttcCCAATATCATTTTTTACCGAATAGAGCATGAAcgcatcataataataataattaagcctttattagtcccacaatggggaaattatttctctgcatttaacccatcccggaggagcagtgggctgcaatgaagcgcccggggagcaacttggggttaggtgtcttgctcaaggacacctcggcatgttgccggtagaggggtttgaaccaccaaccttgtggttacgggacaagcgctctacctcatgtgccacagccgccccatcatattgtaactcaatgcaacctttGTCAACACTAGAtgttagctccgttatttagctgagcaggactgtgctgcagACCAGCTGCTATCAGCTAACGCTAACTGGCTTTCCTCCTGCTGATTTATTGTTCACAATGAAGCATTATCAGGAAAATATAGGGTCCATGTACTAGTCTGCACAGAGGCATTTCTGATACTGGTATTGGATCGGAAACATTTTAGAAACGACAAGCTGCagcattttttcatttctgtgatGCTCATTCAAATGTGTGTATCTCACCATGCAGACTATGGGCTCTAGTAGCTTATCACTAGGCACATCCATCCAGGTCAGCTCTATGGCAGCGGGGTCACCAGGGGAACAAGGAGTCAAGAGGTCATCCACCATCAACTGGTTGTTGCTTCTGGATGGACCGCGAACCTGCAGGAGTGAGaacaaggaaaaaagaaaaaagctcaaTAGTAACTGGAAAATAATGGACAATAACAGAAATATCACTGACGAGGGCTATTGGAGATCTAACATGTCCGTCCCCCGGATTTCTAATGAGCTCACCTTTTTGAAGTGCGTAGCAGACTGGACCTTCCTGACCGGCTGCATGAGAGCGTCCCTGACGATGATGCTGATGTCGGCGCCGGAGTAGCCGTCTGTTTTGTGGGCGAGCTGCCGTATGTCGGCTTCGCTCAGGCTGTGTGGCGTGTTGCCCAGGTGAAGACGAAACATCTGAGACCGAGCCGGCTCCTCCGGCAGAGGGATGTAGATACGCTTCTCAAATCTGACACATGACAGAGGACGAGATCCATTCAATCGCACATTAATCAGTACGTCAATCAAATTATTTCTTTCAactgattttattcatttaaaggttaaattaaaatgatttaaagggccagtgtgtaacatttagggggatcaataagcagaaatggaatataatattcttaaatatgttttcatgagtgtataatcacctgcattatcgttagcttagaatgagcccttcatatctacaaaaAGGGGCGggtcctcttcacggagtccgccatgttgccgcgccatgtttctacagtagtcCAGAACagaaaaaccaaacactgactttgAATTTTTACATTACTtaaaggccaccgtagttctccaacacACTTGTGAAAATGTGGTAACGTAAGCTGTATAGTGTAAAACTAAGGCACCTGTTGCTCCTTAAGTAGCgttattatggtatggatgTCATCTGAGCGAGGCAAACGACATTACCACGTTTTTTCCTCAgtttgttgcaatctgcaaaccTCAATGCTAGACAGGGCTGCAAAGGATCATAAAGCTCACGGTTCGGATCGTGTCACAGATCTGAtcagcacaaaatgaaaaaaggaagatacTGCCACCGATACTAATTGCTGATCATTGATGACCCATTTTGTCAGATAGagattgattttgttgttttgttttgttagagcagctggtctacaagacTCAAGACACCCCCCACAATCACAAAAATCCTTTCATGAACTCAGttcaaacatttctaaatggtatcctttactttgttatagtcatctattctgtgttttgcattaacacaacattcaaaTGGATAgggaataaaatattgtatttttattgataaacatatatgtattttcattagtagttttaatgttggattataatctgtttagagTTAGTGTTAGGAAATTAAAAAACTCATAATTCATATCTGATATCTACTTATGTTGCTGggaaaacatctcctttaaaCTATTGGATTTaatcaagtttctcaccaaaactacattttacaagattacatgtgaacTCATCATGATAATGTTAGAATATGCATTCGccaaataataattttcattgaacagagcctgaacgcatcataatgtaactgaacagagACTTTgtttgttagccgttagctgtGCTCCTGTCAATCTAAatacagattggttgtttagtTTGTCTGctctgggctaccgtagaaacatggcggacaCCGTGAGGAGGACCCTTCTCCACATGTAGATATCAACAGCTCATTCTAAAATAACGAAAACACGACGACTCTTCTTTTCAGgggattatacactaaagaaacaaatctattaaaataatattaaatttaTGGCAATGGTTCCCCCTCaatgctacacactggacctttaactTAAAGACTATGACCATGCTCCAGTTGCCCTGAATTATAATGTATTTACATAGTGTACAGTGAAAAAGCTTCTGACTGACAGAGAAGAATGTGCTTCTCTTAGGGAAACAATGAGGTTATTtaataacaattaaacaaagtcagggtaaaacaaacacaaaaaaaacatgaagtattgaagtgacctctgaccttctgcGAATGGCAGCGTCTAGCACCCAGGGGATGTTGGTGGCTTTTTCGTTTGACAGGTCTATCCGGAAATTTCCCCCACTCTCACAACCAGATGGTGAGCTCCCAGCACCAAGATACCATCGTTGTTGTTTCCCACACCTACAAAAACAGAGAGCATCAGTCAGCTCTATATGAGTCTTTTCTGCTTCCATGTCCATCCAGGGTTAagtatttgcatatttaagaTGACTTTGTAGTTTCTATTGTCACTTATACAGCCTGTACAGAATATATTGATCTCATTTTATTTGGCTCACCCTGCATCTGGACCAGGAACTCCGTCTTGATGCGGCGGGCGGCCTCACTCTCGTTCTCGTTCCTGGAGCCGCACAGCGAGTCCACCTCGTCGATAAAGATGATTGAGGGTTTGTGTTGGCGAGCCAGGTCGAACAAGTTCTTCACCAGCCTGGGAGACACAGGGAGATATGGAGACAATGAGAGTCACATGGAAGAGACAGGTGGACGGCTATGTTAAAGGAGGCGCGCTCCAAATTAGTGACAGCGAGTGAAAAACTGTCTCCCTTCAAATGGAGGAGGCAGTTGAGGTTCTTGTTGTGCCTTGTCTGTCAGGGAGGTGCTGCTGTGTGACCGGCTGAGGTCATGAGCGATGTGCACATCAAGAAACTTTGTGCTCTTGATTTGCTCCACAAAGGATCCAGCGGTGATgggtggagggagctgaagtcAACTGTCATCCCTTTCGTGTTATCGACGTCGAGAGACAGGTTGTTATTCTGGCTCCACCTCCCCTTTGTTCTGTCTCATCATTGTTGCTGATGAGGCTCACCAGTGTCATGTTGTCTGTAAACTTGATGAGATGATCAAAGTTGTGTGTCATTAGTGCGAACAGCAGTGGGCTGAGTACACATCCATGGGGGGCGCCGGTCCTAAATGAGGTGTCTGTGGAGGTGATGTTCCAGATGGccactgtctttctctctctgtgagaAAGTCCAGGATCCAATTACAAAGGGAGGTGTTCAGACCCAGGGGGCCCAACTTACCATAGCAGCTTCTTGGTGATAACTGTGTTGAATGGcgtttaatgtattttatcatGATTTACTTGTTATAAGTTGTAAACTCCTAATAAAATCAACATCTAAagcggataaaaaaaaatcacaatctGCTATATTTGTATTACTAAAATACACTTGTCTTTCCCTGTGTAAAGCACAGCTTAAGACAACAGAAGAAAATACGTActtctcactctctcccagCCACTTGGACATGAGGTctgaggaggagacggagaagaAGGTGGAGTTATTGGCCTCGGTGGCCACGGCCTTAGCCAGGTAGGACTTCCCCGTCCCTGGAGGGCCGAACAGCAGGATGCCTCTCCACGGAGTCCTCTTGCCTGAGAACGCAAGAGACCAGAAGTGATGTTGGTCACATGATGTCACACTGGGGTACAAATTCCCAAGGGTACTGTCCAACAAAGATAATGCAAAAATGCTATTTAacagacatttcaaaataacTAAAGTGGCTTTTTAAACTAATTAGTAGTGATATTGAACTAGGGCTACAACTaaatctatctatttatctatcaattcattttttttgattgataTATAAAATCACAGAAAGCTCTGACAAATGCCCTGTCAAATATTCGTAGAGATCAAGCTGACATCCTTtaatcattgtttgttttgtctgaccgaTAGTCCAGAATCCAAAAAGATTGAATTTACAAttacataaaacacagaaatgtatcAAAGTAAAGTAAGAGAAAAGTAGCAAATCCTTACATTTGATAGCCTGGAACTAgagaattaataaataaatgactaattTGTTTCCAAAGAATATTTCAGTTTACTTGTCAGAGTAACATTAttaagctgtattttttttttgctgtaaaccAAATCAGAGTGGGTACCGGCCAGCAGTACCTGTAAAGAGGTGAGGGAATTTGATAGGCAGGATGACAGCTTCTTTCAGAGCTTCCTTAGCTCCTTCCAGTCCGGCCACATCGTTCCACCTGACATTGGGCTTCTCCATCACAATGGCACCTTGACGCAGGCAGAGCATGATGAAGATTGACAACGCAGATGGAAGAAACTTATTTAAAGGTGATTGTACACGTGTAGCCCCAGTACAAATACAACCTGCCAACCCCACTGACCCCCAGACTACTagcaatatataaataaaaaattatgtAAAGTAACATTCAGTCAACACCTTCATTACAATCTTTTCAGTTAAAGATATAAATAAGCAGTGTGGGTTTTTACACAACATTTTACTCACCCATAAGTTgctcctgcagcttcttcttctctggattTTCGCCCTCGCTGTCGCTATCACTCCTAAAgcggaacacaaacacagagtttgACACAAATACAGCAGAGCCCACAGACTATGAACATGTTTTCCTAGACGGCGGGCGTAGGTGGCGTACTTGTCATTGCTCTGAGCCTCCTTCACGGGCTTCTTGCCCTGTTTGTCTTTATTCTTCAGATAGTCTTTCAGCTTCTCCGCCCGGTCCAGGTACTGCATGCATTTTGCTCGTATGCTCTCCTTCGCCTTGTCGCTGTGGGCCTCATCTGAAGGGGGCAGACCAAATtccaaacaacaacatgatTGAATACCCAACAATGTTTGCACCAACAGGAGGGTGGAGCGCTTACTCAACTACCCTGCAGAGGCTGCAGCACTTACATTTGATAGCATGTAGGAAATACTCCACAGCGTGCTGGTACAGTCGCAAGGCCTCCTCATAATTCTTCGCCTTGTCTTCCTCTGTGGCTTTGGTCACAAGATCAATCGCTTTCTGCAGCAGATGCAGAGGACAGATGTGATGTAGATGTGATATGGGTTGAGGGTGGAGACACAGAAATAAAGGGCAGGTCAGTCATCCTCACATGGGTCTGCACATGTCAACACTGGAGcatcaattaaaaacaaagcaaaaattaCAAATCTAgcaaaaatagatttttgtgcAAAGGGATCCTAATAGTTTCACTGATTCTACAACAAAATATCACTGTGCTGAGGCTTGAGGCAGTTATAGATACCAGACTGAAACGCTCCATAATGTATATCTTTATTGTTTCCATGTTCCTATCTGCCAGCTGACGGTGAGAGCCTGATACCGTTAGAACCGTTCTCCAGCAGAGGCGAGACGCTAGGTAGCCAAGCACAGATTCATAAGCCACACCATAATTagaaatagtatagtatttattctATATAGTTAACCAGTATAGTAACGTTAACAATAGATCGCTAACGCTACTTTTATTTTCAAGGCACTGTCTGTCAACATTAGCTTGCTTTAGCGTCAGCTAGCAAAGTGAGCTGGGCGACGCCAAGTTGTGGCTAGCTAACGACAGCATACCTGTAATGTTGACGTTGTCATTTCATCTCACTCTTAAACTCTCGCACTCAGATTGATATCCTCTGACTCTTCCCAGAGGCGGATACGTGAACAAATCAACCCGTTAGCAGCCCTGTGTTGCGAGGGGACGGGTTGCTCTTGACATGACAAACAGTGCGTTAGCCAGCTAGCGGCTAAGATGACAGCTCTGCCCCGACCCAACAAAACCACAGCAACAAGGAGGCTGCaggctccttcttcttcttcttcttcttcttcttcttcttcttctattagGTTGGCAGCGCGCAACCGTTACTCATGGGATGAATACCGCCACCTACTGTACCGGagtgtatatgtttatatatatatatatatatatatatatatatatatatatatatatatatatatatatatatatatatatatatatatatatatatatatatatatatatatatatatactgtatatatatatatatatatactgtatatatatattctatatatatatatatatatatatatatatatatatactgtaaatgtaatatgCCAGGCTAAACACACATTCTCTTTGTTtgaatcttttcatttttttactctttttttactttttattctctcaggcaaagtctgcagaagtAAGGCCCAATTCCAATGTCCCCCCTAaggccttaaaccctgaaccctcagggactgAACCGACATCGCCTGTTAAATGGTTGAGTGTGAGAAGCTGTAAGGGCTTAACTAGTGTAAATACAAATGGGACAGCACTTTGCTGCTACATATCACGTTACCTTGACAACTTTGATTTGAACACCTTCCAGGCTCTTTTCTAACAAGATGAGAGGTAAAtgtcaaataatctatttactgTCAAAACAGCTTTAATACCAACATTATCTTTCCTTAAATTCTTCTGctatcatgtgtttttatggaccatctttaatccttaatgtttctgaGTAACTTTAATATGCAACGCTGAACACCCATGTGccttcctctttgtttacctctttttttttttttttttttttttttttttacatctcagGCTGCCCCTGGTACCCCCAGTGTTTAACGTCACaatgctatgaattgtgggaaattccataagataagataagataaaataatcctttattagtcccgcagcagggaaatttacaggattacagaagcatagaggatagtgcaaacaagagacatagtaaaaaaacaagatcaaaaataagtattataaataagcaaatgagcaataaaaaagcagtaaaaaacagtaaagaatccacagtaactgaaatattatatatacaaaaggaAAAGCTCAGAGGTGAGCAGGAGTTGCTGTAAAAGGCTGCCACTCACACGGTGCCGGAAGTAACAATcaggcaaagtctgcagaaattaGGACTTACAAAAACTGTtcataaagggctcaaaatgtctggAGAGAGCCCTTGAGCATGCGAAGATTTGACAGAAGGACAGCCCTAAACACTCACGGACTTTGCGAGGAACGCAGCTCAAAGTCTGTGAGTTCTTGAATATGGACATTGAGATTTTGGCTTTACCAAGGCCCACACTACATCTCCCAGAATACCTCACCCCTGTCCACGGGTGCAGGCGCTTGAGCCTCCTAATTGAAGCAGCACTGAGGAGCTGCACAGAGGGACAGATtcaggaggacagagagcacAGGGCTGGAAATGGAGCAGGGAAAAAACAGATTGTGGACTGCCCACCATCATTCAGGAACATAGTTGACACTTGATGTTGAGCACTGTTGTGtacatttttcctcctctggGAGCCTTTAGGTTTGTAACCTGAGTTCCATGTAAACACCCTGACTGTAGAATAATGCTGCCACTTCTTTTGAATATTCAATTTttacctgtttgttttctttcagttatATTACACTGACTAATGAGATTTTGTGGGGCCACCAAACAATGTTTTGGTCAGATTCAGATCAACTTTATTATCCCCCATGGAGgaaattcttatttttcttttctcttctgagAGAGGGGACGACATGCAGCAAAGCCACCGCATTTTTGGAACATTACATACTAGGGCCTTTTTTGACTTAGACATTGCAGTCTTTGGGTGTTTCCCACTTGGTGTCTAGCGTTTACCATCCAGAGTCACAAGGTACACTCGTTTGATGGCATCAGACTCTGAAGTCTATGCTAAGAAAGTACTGTTATGACACCGGGAAAGACTGGAATGAGTGTGTACTTTATGTTATCTATGCTATTTGTGATGTAAAGCAAGAATCCTTTGGGTTCAGTCCATCTGAACTTGTGTTTGGTCATGAAGTACATGGCTCATTAA
This is a stretch of genomic DNA from Anoplopoma fimbria isolate UVic2021 breed Golden Eagle Sablefish chromosome 19, Afim_UVic_2022, whole genome shotgun sequence. It encodes these proteins:
- the vps4a gene encoding vacuolar protein sorting-associated protein 4A, which gives rise to MTTSTLQKAIDLVTKATEEDKAKNYEEALRLYQHAVEYFLHAIKYEAHSDKAKESIRAKCMQYLDRAEKLKDYLKNKDKQGKKPVKEAQSNDKSDSDSEGENPEKKKLQEQLMGAIVMEKPNVRWNDVAGLEGAKEALKEAVILPIKFPHLFTGKRTPWRGILLFGPPGTGKSYLAKAVATEANNSTFFSVSSSDLMSKWLGESEKLVKNLFDLARQHKPSIIFIDEVDSLCGSRNENESEAARRIKTEFLVQMQGVGNNNDGILVLGATNIPWVLDAAIRRRFEKRIYIPLPEEPARSQMFRLHLGNTPHSLSEADIRQLAHKTDGYSGADISIIVRDALMQPVRKVQSATHFKKVRGPSRSNNQLMVDDLLTPCSPGDPAAIELTWMDVPSDKLLEPIVCMSDMLRSLSTTRPTVNTEDLLKVKKFTDDFGMEG